From the genome of Nicotiana sylvestris chromosome 2, ASM39365v2, whole genome shotgun sequence, one region includes:
- the LOC104211405 gene encoding protein NRT1/ PTR FAMILY 5.8, whose amino-acid sequence MAGGQSRSSLNKPCILLIVIAGMERFAFKGVASNLVTYLTDVAKMSNSAAAKKVNNWCGITSMLPLLVAPLADSYLDRYTTVLASSSLYVAGLLALTSLALQWPWTNSADKSGFCSSLSWSLNLISLGQAGYNPSLQAFGADQFDDDEELPSSKNDQSSKKKSSFFQWWYFGICCGSLLGVSIMSYIQDTLGWGLGFAIPSIAMAISVIVFRFGNRFYTHKDGEIIHIKSLGDHIVKAVKAATSRLTCGEIVVPTYTNKSNVVEIELEDRPLCQQDSGSKDGADRKSENGINFVKILKVVLPLMPVWTLLLMFAVIFQQPATFFTKQGVTMKRNIGNNFRIPPAALQSSITISIILLMPLYDTFFIPFVRVFTRNEKGITVMQRMGIGMFLSVIAMIIAAVTERKRLDISRNLVTSSETVPMSIFWLLPQYILLGISDIFTVVGMQEFFYSEVPTNMRTLGIALYTSVFGCGSFFSSFLISVIENLTSTRGAKQNWFSDDMRKARFDNYYWFLALSSAASFLLFMVFCRFYRSRTITD is encoded by the exons ATGGCTGGCGGACAAAGTCGGTCAAGTCTCAACAAACCATGTATTCTCCTCATAG TGATAGCGGGAATGGAGAGGTTTGCATTTAAAGGGGTGGCGTCAAACTTAGTGACATATCTAACAGATGTGGCCAAAATGAGTAATTCAGCGGCGGCAAAGAAGGTTAACAATTGGTGTGGTATTACGTCTATGCTTCCACTCCTTGTTGCTCCATTAGCTGATTCTTATTTGGACCGTTACACCACTGTACTGGCTTCTTCCTCTCTCTATGTTGCC GGTCTTTTAGCTTTGACATCATTGGCATTACAATGGCCATGGACTAATTCAGCTGACAAATCTGGCTTCTGTTCATCCTTATCATGGTCTCTGAATTTAATTTCACTTGGCCAAGCCGGTTACAACCCGTCATTGCAAGCTTTCGGAGCAGACCAATTTGACGATGATGAAGAACTGCCGAGCAGTAAAAATGATCAAAGTTCAAAGAAGAAAAGTTCCTTTTTTCAATGGTGGTATTTTGGTATATGTTGTGGCAGCCTGCTCGGCGTATCAATCATGTCTTATATACAGGACACATTAGGATGGGGCTTGGGTTTCGCCATTCCTTCAATTGCAATGGCAATATCAGTTATAGTCTTCAGATTTGGGAATCGATTTTATACACACAAAGATGGAGAAATTATTCATATCAAGTCATTGGGAGATCATATCGTTAAAGCTGTTAAAGCAGCTACCTCAAGATTGACCTGTGGTGAGATTGTTGTTCCaacatatactaacaagtcaaatgtCGTTGAGATCGA ACTCGAAGATAGACCGCTCTGCCAACAAGATTCAGGGAGCAAAGATGGTGCGGACAGAAAATCGGAGAATGGgatcaattttgttaaaattctAAAAGTGGTATTGCCTCTAATGCCAGTGTGGACTCTACTTCTGATGTTTGCAGTGATTTTTCAACAGCCTGCAACATTCTTTACTAAGCAAGGTGTGACAATGAAGAGAAACATAGGAAACAATTTCCGAATTCCACCAGCTGCGCTTCAGAGTTCAATCACCATATCTATAATTCTGCTTATGCCACTGTACGACACGTTCTTCATTCCGTTCGTTCGTGTTTTCACACGAAACGAAAAGGGTATCACTGTGATGCAGAGAATGGGAATAGGGATGTTTCTTTCAGTAATAGCAATGATAATTGCAGCTGTTACTGAAAGAAAAAGACTTGATATCAGCAGAAATTTGGTAACTTCTTCAGAAACTGTGCCAATGAGTATATTTTGGTTGCTCCCTCAATACATTCTGTTGGGAATTTCGGATATATTTACAGTTGTTGGTATGCAAGAGTTCTTTTATTCTGAAGTTCCGACAAATATGAGAACTTTAGGCATTGCTCTATATACTAGTGTTTTTGGGTGTGGTAGTTTTTTCAGCTCATTCCTTATATCCGTGATCGAAAATTTGACAAGTACAAGAGGAGCAAAGCAGAATTGGTTCTCTGATGACATGAGAAAAGCCCGTTTCGACAACTATTATTGGTTTCTGGCTTTGTCAAGTGCAGCAAGTTTTTTATTGTTCATGGTTTTCTGTCGATTTTACAGAAGCAGGACTATAACTGATTAG